One region of Intestinimonas massiliensis (ex Afouda et al. 2020) genomic DNA includes:
- a CDS encoding TIGR04076 family protein has protein sequence MKNVKITVLRKQLNEDLAERYLTDGKDVECAFYQVGDTFLYTGGAEMPEGFCPWAWIDVYRSVSALSAGATCTPWQKRDGVSVVCCTDGIRPVTFLLEALEALPG, from the coding sequence ATGAAGAATGTGAAAATCACCGTGCTCCGCAAACAGCTCAACGAGGACCTGGCGGAACGATACCTCACCGACGGGAAGGACGTGGAATGCGCTTTCTATCAGGTGGGCGACACCTTCCTCTACACCGGCGGAGCGGAGATGCCGGAGGGCTTCTGCCCCTGGGCCTGGATCGACGTCTACCGGAGCGTCTCGGCCCTCTCCGCCGGGGCCACCTGCACCCCCTGGCAGAAGCGGGACGGGGTGAGCGTGGTATGCTGCACCGACGGCATCCGGCCCGTTACCTTCCTGCTGGAGGCTCTGGAAGCGCTTCCCGGATAG
- the ygeW gene encoding knotted carbamoyltransferase YgeW, which yields MDQTLQMYIDKLNKLNFREMYEGDFFLTWEKSDDELEAVFTVADALRYMREHNISTKVFDSGLGISLFRDNSTRTRFSFASACNLLGLEVQDLDEGKSQIAHGETVRETANMISFMADVIGIRDDMYIGKGNQYMHDVVDAVTEGHRDGVLEQKPTLVNLQCDIDHPTQCMADMLHIIHTFGGVENLKGKKVAMTWAYSPSYGKPLSVPQGVIGLMTRFGMDVVLAHPEGYEVMPEVEAVARANAAKTGGTFTKTNSMAEAFAGADIVYPKSWAPFAAMEKRTDLYAQGDSAGIQALEQELLAQNAQHKDWCCTEELMKTTKDGKALYLHCLPADINGVSCVDGEVEASVFDRYRTPLYQEASFKPYVIAAMIFLAKVKDPQATLKALEERAAARWFQK from the coding sequence ATGGATCAGACCCTTCAGATGTATATTGACAAGCTCAACAAGCTCAACTTCCGGGAGATGTACGAGGGCGACTTCTTCCTGACCTGGGAGAAGTCCGACGACGAGCTGGAAGCCGTGTTTACCGTGGCCGACGCCCTGCGCTATATGCGCGAGCACAACATCTCCACCAAGGTGTTCGACTCCGGTCTGGGCATCTCCCTGTTCCGGGACAACTCCACCCGCACCCGTTTCTCCTTTGCCAGCGCCTGCAACCTGCTGGGTCTGGAGGTCCAGGACCTGGACGAGGGCAAGAGCCAGATCGCCCACGGCGAGACCGTCCGCGAGACGGCCAACATGATCTCCTTCATGGCCGACGTCATCGGCATCCGGGACGACATGTATATCGGCAAGGGCAACCAATACATGCACGACGTGGTGGACGCCGTCACCGAGGGCCACCGGGACGGGGTTCTGGAGCAGAAGCCCACCCTGGTGAACCTCCAGTGCGACATCGACCACCCCACCCAGTGCATGGCCGACATGCTGCACATCATCCATACGTTCGGCGGCGTGGAGAATCTGAAGGGCAAAAAGGTAGCCATGACCTGGGCCTACTCCCCCAGCTATGGCAAGCCCCTCAGCGTGCCCCAGGGCGTCATCGGCCTGATGACCCGCTTCGGCATGGACGTGGTGCTGGCCCACCCCGAGGGGTATGAGGTCATGCCCGAGGTGGAGGCGGTGGCCCGGGCCAACGCCGCCAAGACCGGCGGCACCTTCACCAAGACCAACTCCATGGCCGAGGCCTTTGCCGGCGCCGACATCGTCTACCCCAAGAGCTGGGCCCCCTTCGCCGCCATGGAGAAGCGCACCGACCTGTACGCCCAGGGCGACAGCGCGGGCATCCAGGCCCTGGAGCAGGAGCTTCTGGCCCAAAATGCCCAGCACAAGGACTGGTGCTGCACCGAGGAGCTGATGAAGACCACCAAGGATGGCAAGGCCCTGTACCTGCACTGCCTGCCCGCCGACATCAACGGCGTGTCCTGCGTGGACGGCGAGGTGGAGGCCAGCGTCTTTGACCGCTACCGCACCCCCCTGTATCAGGAGGCCAGCTTCAAGCCCTACGTCATCGCGGCCATGATCTTCCTAGCCAAGGTAAAGGACCCCCAGGCCACCCTGAAGGCCCTGGAAGAGCGCGCCGCCGCCCGCTGGTTCCAGAAGTAA
- the dpaL gene encoding diaminopropionate ammonia-lyase — protein sequence MREQIRWTDNHMPPSGDRQLEIMSLANVAKARFFHSSFPQYSVTPLARLDGMARYLGLAGLFVKDESFRFGLNAFKVLGGSFAMARYIAQQMGRDVSEMTYDYLTSDRLKQAFGQATFFTATDGNHGRGVAWAANKLGQKAVVHMPKGSSRARFDNIAREGAAVTIEAVNYDACVRMAAAEAAGTEHGVIVQDTAWDGYEEIPSWIMQGYGTMASESADQLRQMGINRPTHVFVQAGVGSLAGAVIGYYTNLFPNDPPKFVVMEARAADCLYRGALAGDGAPRIVEGDLQTIMAGLACGEPNTLSWDILRNHTTAFVSCPDWVSARGMRMLGVPVKGDPVVISGESGAVGMGLIAALMETDEYRDLRDVIGLDRFSQVLLFSTEGNTDPMKFRKVLWDGEYPTV from the coding sequence ATGAGAGAGCAAATCCGGTGGACCGACAACCATATGCCACCCAGCGGGGACCGGCAGTTGGAGATCATGTCCCTGGCCAATGTGGCCAAGGCGCGGTTTTTCCACAGCAGCTTTCCCCAGTACAGCGTGACCCCCCTGGCCCGGCTGGACGGCATGGCCCGCTACCTGGGGCTGGCCGGGCTGTTTGTAAAGGACGAATCCTTCCGGTTTGGTCTGAACGCCTTCAAGGTGCTGGGCGGCTCCTTCGCCATGGCCCGCTACATCGCCCAGCAGATGGGCCGGGACGTGTCCGAGATGACCTATGACTACCTGACCAGCGACCGGCTGAAGCAGGCGTTCGGCCAGGCCACCTTCTTCACCGCCACCGACGGCAACCACGGCCGGGGCGTGGCCTGGGCGGCCAACAAGCTGGGGCAGAAGGCCGTGGTACATATGCCCAAGGGCAGCTCCCGGGCCCGGTTCGACAACATCGCCCGCGAGGGCGCCGCCGTCACCATCGAGGCGGTCAACTACGACGCGTGCGTGCGCATGGCCGCCGCAGAGGCCGCGGGGACCGAGCACGGCGTCATCGTGCAGGATACCGCCTGGGACGGCTACGAGGAGATCCCCTCCTGGATCATGCAGGGTTACGGCACCATGGCCAGCGAGAGTGCCGACCAGCTCCGGCAGATGGGAATCAACCGGCCCACCCACGTGTTCGTCCAGGCGGGAGTCGGGTCCCTGGCCGGCGCGGTCATCGGATACTACACCAACCTTTTTCCCAACGATCCTCCCAAGTTCGTGGTGATGGAGGCCCGGGCGGCCGACTGCCTCTACCGGGGGGCCCTGGCCGGGGACGGAGCACCCCGGATCGTGGAGGGCGATCTCCAGACCATCATGGCCGGGTTGGCCTGCGGCGAGCCCAACACCCTGTCCTGGGACATCCTGCGCAACCACACCACCGCCTTTGTCTCCTGCCCCGACTGGGTCAGCGCACGGGGGATGCGGATGCTGGGCGTACCGGTGAAGGGGGACCCGGTGGTCATCTCCGGCGAGTCCGGTGCGGTGGGCATGGGTCTCATCGCCGCTCTGATGGAGACCGACGAGTACCGGGACCTGCGGGACGTCATCGGGCTGGACCGCTTCAGCCAGGTGCTGCTGTTCTCCACCGAGGGCAACACCGACCCCATGAAATTCCGCAAAGTGCTCTGGGATGGGGAGTACCCCACCGTATAA
- the arcC gene encoding carbamate kinase — MGKRIVIALGGNALGSNLPEQMVAVKQTARAIVDLIQEGHQVVIAHGNGPQVGMIQKAMTELTRSDPDKYIPCPLSVCVAMSQGYIGYDLQNGLREEMLDRGISKGVATVLTQVEVDPDDPAFRHPTKPIGAFMTREEAERMVAERGYDVIEDAGRGYRRVVASPRPQSIVEIESIRDMVEAGLVVVACGGGGIPVFKTRGHHLKGAAAVIDKDFASCTLAQQLDADCLIILTAVEKVAVHFGKPEQKWLDRLTPDQARIYMGEGHFAPGSMLPKVQAAVQFAESKPGRTALITLLEKAKDGIAGRTGTVISL; from the coding sequence ATGGGTAAACGAATCGTTATCGCCTTGGGCGGCAACGCGCTGGGCAGCAACCTGCCGGAGCAGATGGTCGCCGTAAAGCAGACCGCCCGGGCCATCGTGGACCTCATCCAGGAGGGGCACCAGGTGGTCATCGCCCACGGAAACGGACCTCAGGTGGGGATGATCCAGAAGGCCATGACCGAGCTGACCCGCTCTGACCCTGACAAGTATATTCCCTGTCCTCTGTCTGTCTGCGTAGCCATGAGCCAGGGCTACATCGGCTATGATCTGCAAAACGGCCTGCGGGAGGAGATGCTGGACCGGGGCATCTCCAAGGGGGTGGCCACGGTGCTGACCCAGGTGGAGGTGGACCCGGACGACCCCGCCTTCCGGCACCCCACCAAGCCCATCGGGGCCTTTATGACCCGGGAGGAGGCCGAACGCATGGTGGCCGAGCGGGGCTATGACGTCATCGAGGACGCCGGCCGGGGCTACCGCCGGGTGGTGGCCTCCCCCCGGCCCCAGTCCATCGTGGAAATCGAGTCCATCCGGGACATGGTGGAGGCCGGCCTGGTGGTGGTGGCCTGCGGCGGCGGCGGCATCCCCGTTTTTAAGACCCGGGGACACCATTTGAAGGGCGCGGCCGCCGTCATCGACAAGGATTTCGCCTCCTGCACTCTGGCCCAGCAGTTGGACGCCGACTGCCTCATCATCCTCACCGCCGTGGAAAAGGTGGCGGTGCACTTTGGCAAACCGGAACAGAAGTGGCTGGACCGCCTGACTCCCGACCAGGCCCGGATCTATATGGGCGAGGGGCACTTCGCCCCCGGCTCCATGCTTCCCAAGGTGCAGGCCGCCGTCCAGTTTGCCGAGTCCAAACCTGGGCGCACCGCGCTCATCACACTGCTGGAAAAAGCCAAGGACGGCATTGCCGGCCGAACCGGCACTGTCATTTCCCTTTGA
- a CDS encoding ABC transporter ATP-binding protein, whose protein sequence is MLNVETINVYYGAIHAIKDVSFHVEEGEIVTLIGANGAGKSTILKTISGLLHTKTGGMEFLGRPLAGIKPHKIVEMGLAHVPEGRRVFTQMSVEENLEMGGYTRPKSELDESMEVVYQRFPRLKERRRQVAGTLSGGEQQMLAMGRAIMSKPKLLMLDEPSMGLAPILVDEIFDIVKTLHAGGTTILLVEQNAQMALSVADRGYVLETGRIVTSGTGTELLADEAVKKAYLGG, encoded by the coding sequence ATGCTCAATGTGGAAACCATCAACGTGTACTACGGCGCCATCCACGCCATTAAGGACGTGTCCTTCCACGTGGAGGAGGGGGAGATCGTCACCCTCATCGGCGCCAACGGCGCGGGCAAGTCCACCATCCTCAAGACCATCTCCGGCCTGCTCCACACCAAGACCGGCGGGATGGAATTTCTGGGCAGGCCCCTGGCGGGGATCAAGCCCCACAAGATCGTGGAGATGGGCCTGGCCCATGTGCCCGAGGGGCGCCGGGTGTTCACCCAGATGTCGGTGGAGGAGAACCTGGAGATGGGCGGCTACACCCGGCCCAAGAGTGAGCTGGACGAGAGCATGGAAGTGGTGTACCAGCGCTTCCCCCGCCTGAAGGAGCGGCGCAGACAGGTGGCCGGCACGCTGTCCGGCGGCGAGCAGCAGATGCTGGCCATGGGCCGGGCCATCATGTCCAAGCCCAAGCTGCTGATGCTGGACGAGCCCTCCATGGGTCTGGCCCCCATCCTGGTGGACGAGATCTTCGACATCGTCAAGACCCTCCACGCGGGTGGCACCACCATCCTGCTGGTAGAACAGAACGCACAGATGGCCCTGTCGGTGGCCGACCGGGGCTACGTGCTGGAGACGGGACGCATCGTCACCTCCGGCACCGGCACCGAGCTCCTGGCCGACGAGGCGGTCAAAAAAGCATACCTGGGCGGCTGA
- a CDS encoding zinc dependent phospholipase C family protein, with protein sequence MPNYFAHLTFGARVLAQLPEELRTSLEGERAAFDLGCLGPDPLFFYHPATGNPARREGLKMHKCSALPAFRRLRAAVEECVPMSRGYAAGFLCHLALDSTCHPYVEARAARGELAHLAMEAEFDRLLMERAGLDARRAHLPPPAGEAVCKAAALAYGTAGPAEFRKGYLAMRRDTALLARVSGTRAGRAADRLCGRLPVLAGARGMILEAVPAPASAESSRVLGRLLERAVPVAAEQIGRFFAAVEEGAPLDPWLDRDFGGMAYRKTEAAPQSAPAW encoded by the coding sequence ATGCCCAATTACTTTGCACATCTGACCTTTGGCGCCAGGGTCCTGGCCCAGCTCCCGGAGGAACTCCGGACCTCGCTGGAGGGGGAGCGGGCGGCCTTTGATCTGGGCTGCCTGGGCCCCGACCCTCTGTTTTTCTACCATCCTGCCACCGGCAACCCGGCCCGGCGGGAGGGGCTGAAGATGCACAAATGCTCCGCCCTGCCCGCCTTCCGGCGGCTGCGGGCGGCGGTGGAGGAGTGCGTGCCCATGAGCCGGGGCTACGCCGCCGGATTTTTGTGCCATTTGGCGCTGGACAGCACCTGCCACCCCTATGTGGAGGCCCGGGCCGCCCGGGGGGAGCTGGCCCACCTGGCCATGGAGGCGGAGTTTGACCGGCTGCTGATGGAGCGGGCCGGACTGGACGCCCGGCGGGCGCATCTGCCGCCCCCCGCCGGGGAGGCGGTCTGCAAGGCCGCGGCGCTGGCCTATGGTACGGCGGGGCCGGCGGAGTTCCGAAAGGGCTATCTGGCCATGCGGCGGGACACGGCGCTGCTGGCCCGGGTGAGCGGTACCCGGGCCGGTCGGGCGGCCGACCGGCTGTGTGGGCGCCTCCCAGTCCTGGCGGGGGCCAGAGGAATGATCCTGGAGGCCGTCCCCGCTCCGGCCAGCGCCGAGAGCAGCCGAGTCCTGGGGAGGCTGCTGGAGCGGGCGGTCCCGGTGGCGGCAGAACAGATCGGCCGTTTCTTTGCCGCAGTGGAGGAGGGCGCCCCCCTGGACCCCTGGCTGGACCGGGACTTCGGCGGCATGGCCTACCGGAAGACGGAAGCGGCGCCCCAGTCGGCCCCCGCTTGGTAA
- a CDS encoding GNAT family N-acetyltransferase gives MTSRFVAAADSAALLEILALQGVKTVCGGVTVPNGKSGGLHQAMGFRRLVTYRSTGFPCDWWRDVAWFEKNIAPSAPSVRSRRSVWRPS, from the coding sequence ATGACATCCCGGTTTGTAGCGGCCGCCGACAGCGCGGCCCTGCTGGAGATTCTGGCGCTCCAGGGGGTCAAGACGGTCTGCGGCGGGGTCACGGTGCCCAACGGGAAGAGCGGGGGGCTCCACCAGGCCATGGGATTCCGGCGGCTGGTGACCTACCGCAGCACAGGCTTCCCGTGCGACTGGTGGCGCGATGTGGCCTGGTTTGAGAAGAACATCGCCCCCTCCGCCCCATCGGTTCGGTCCCGGCGGAGCGTCTGGAGGCCATCCTGA
- a CDS encoding TIGR03915 family putative DNA repair protein gives MSQWPQFQYTYDGSFAGFLCCVYESYVRRELPVCFAMAEDPRLTLWPDRAVETCREHAERVYRSLARRICLEAQRWVVRGFLTCMPEKERRLYDFIRLGYSVGPAAVRDLTDPRVAALHTALLHLNGEVHLLRGFVRFSQQEGALVAEIEPKNRVLPLLRPHFCARYSGERFVIYDRTHREALFYQPGRWAIVPLDRFEVAAPNQAERDYRRLWRRFYDTIAIEERRNPKCRMTHMPKRYWNTMTEFQTDPAPAGRKERME, from the coding sequence ATGTCCCAATGGCCCCAGTTCCAGTATACCTACGACGGCAGCTTTGCCGGATTCCTCTGCTGCGTCTACGAGAGCTACGTCCGCAGGGAGCTGCCCGTCTGCTTCGCCATGGCGGAGGACCCCCGCCTCACCCTGTGGCCCGACCGGGCGGTGGAGACCTGCCGGGAGCACGCCGAGCGGGTCTACCGCTCCCTGGCCCGGCGCATCTGCCTGGAGGCCCAGCGCTGGGTGGTCCGCGGCTTTCTCACCTGCATGCCGGAGAAGGAACGGCGGCTTTACGACTTTATCCGGCTGGGCTACAGCGTGGGCCCGGCGGCGGTACGGGACCTGACCGATCCCCGGGTGGCCGCCCTGCACACCGCCCTGCTCCACCTGAATGGGGAGGTCCACCTGCTGCGCGGCTTTGTCCGCTTCTCCCAGCAGGAGGGGGCCCTGGTGGCCGAAATCGAGCCCAAAAACCGGGTCCTCCCCCTGCTGCGGCCCCACTTCTGCGCCCGGTACTCCGGGGAGCGCTTCGTCATCTACGACCGCACCCACCGGGAGGCTCTCTTCTACCAGCCCGGGCGGTGGGCCATCGTCCCCCTGGACCGGTTCGAGGTGGCCGCCCCCAACCAGGCCGAGCGGGACTACCGGCGGCTGTGGCGGCGGTTCTACGATACCATCGCCATCGAGGAGCGCCGCAATCCCAAATGCCGCATGACCCACATGCCCAAGCGCTACTGGAACACCATGACGGAATTTCAAACGGACCCGGCCCCCGCCGGGAGAAAGGAACGGATGGAATGA
- a CDS encoding YgeY family selenium metabolism-linked hydrolase has translation MDFEKIKAAAAGYSADMNRFLRAMISHPSESCEEKEVVACIRSEMEKLGYDKVEVDGLGNVIGWMGEGDKIIAIDSHIDTVGVGNRGNWTHDPYEGYEDDAVIYGRGGSDQEGGMASAVYGAKIMKDLGLIPAGYRIMVVGSVQEEDCDGMCWQYIVNQFFPANRIQKEQVEFVISTEPTDGGIYRGHRGRMEIRVDVKGVSCHGSAPERGDNAIYKMADILQDVRALNENPADDTVEIKGLVKMLDPKYNPEHYEDARFLGRGTCTTSQIFYTSPSRCAVADSCAISIDRRMTAGETWDSCLQEIRDLPSVKKYGQDVSVSMYMYDRPSWTGEVYETECYFPTWINKASAAHVQALADAHHALFGAERIGHADADPARDAMHLRAGRPLTDKWTFSTNGVAIQGRYGIPCVGFGPGAESQAHAPNEITWKQDLVTCAALYAAVPGLYKEENKTGDATQFRATLTDNDIR, from the coding sequence ATGGACTTTGAGAAAATCAAGGCGGCTGCCGCAGGCTACAGCGCCGACATGAACCGTTTCCTCCGCGCCATGATCTCCCATCCCAGCGAGAGCTGCGAGGAGAAGGAGGTCGTGGCCTGCATCCGATCCGAGATGGAGAAGCTGGGCTACGACAAGGTGGAAGTGGACGGCCTGGGCAACGTCATCGGCTGGATGGGCGAAGGCGACAAGATCATCGCCATCGACTCCCACATCGACACCGTGGGCGTCGGCAACCGCGGCAACTGGACCCACGACCCCTACGAGGGCTACGAGGACGACGCGGTGATCTACGGCCGCGGCGGCTCCGACCAGGAGGGCGGCATGGCCTCCGCCGTTTACGGCGCCAAGATCATGAAGGATCTGGGCCTCATCCCCGCCGGCTACCGGATCATGGTGGTGGGCTCCGTGCAGGAGGAGGACTGCGACGGCATGTGCTGGCAGTACATCGTCAACCAGTTCTTCCCCGCCAACCGCATCCAGAAGGAGCAGGTGGAATTCGTCATCTCCACCGAGCCCACCGACGGCGGCATCTACCGCGGCCACCGGGGCCGCATGGAGATCCGGGTGGACGTGAAGGGCGTGTCCTGCCACGGCTCCGCCCCCGAGCGGGGCGACAACGCCATCTACAAGATGGCCGACATTCTCCAGGATGTCCGCGCCCTCAACGAAAACCCCGCCGACGACACCGTGGAGATCAAGGGCCTGGTAAAAATGCTGGACCCCAAGTACAACCCCGAGCACTACGAGGACGCCCGCTTCCTGGGCCGGGGCACCTGCACCACCTCTCAGATTTTTTACACCTCTCCCAGCCGCTGCGCCGTGGCCGACTCCTGCGCCATCTCCATCGACCGCCGCATGACCGCCGGCGAGACCTGGGACTCCTGTCTCCAGGAGATCCGGGACCTGCCCAGCGTGAAGAAGTATGGCCAGGACGTATCCGTGTCCATGTATATGTACGACCGGCCCTCCTGGACTGGCGAGGTATATGAGACCGAGTGCTACTTCCCCACCTGGATCAACAAGGCCAGCGCCGCCCATGTCCAGGCCCTGGCCGACGCCCACCACGCCCTGTTCGGCGCGGAGCGCATCGGCCATGCCGACGCCGATCCCGCCCGGGACGCCATGCACCTGCGCGCCGGCCGCCCCCTCACCGACAAGTGGACCTTCTCCACCAACGGCGTGGCCATCCAGGGCCGGTACGGCATTCCCTGCGTGGGCTTCGGCCCCGGCGCCGAAAGCCAGGCTCACGCCCCCAACGAGATCACCTGGAAGCAGGACCTGGTGACCTGCGCCGCCCTGTACGCCGCTGTGCCCGGCCTCTACAAAGAGGAGAACAAGACCGGCGACGCAACCCAGTTCCGCGCCACCCTCACCGACAACGACATCCGCTAA
- a CDS encoding ABC transporter ATP-binding protein, producing the protein MSAAANRRIPEAKLVPVPNPNIIPERDVDKSPILECRHLGIDFGGLTAVNDFNMAIGRTEIAGLIGPNGAGKTTVFNLLTKVYHPPRGTILLDGHDTAGLNTIQVNKLGIARTFQNIRLFKSLSVLDNVLIGLHNEMDYRLPAAILRLPGYWRGGEIARGRAMELLSIFDMQDLAGHEAGSLPYGAQRRLEIVRALGTNPSLLLLDEPAAGMNPSETSELMDNIVKIRDTFQIAIMLIEHDMSLVMGICEGICVLNFGQVIAKGTAEDIQNNPEVIKAYLGSNKEG; encoded by the coding sequence ATGAGTGCAGCCGCCAATCGACGCATACCCGAGGCCAAGCTGGTGCCGGTGCCCAACCCCAACATCATCCCAGAGCGGGACGTGGACAAGAGCCCCATCCTCGAGTGCCGCCACCTGGGCATCGACTTCGGCGGCCTGACCGCCGTCAACGACTTCAACATGGCCATCGGCCGCACCGAGATCGCCGGCCTGATCGGCCCCAACGGCGCGGGCAAGACCACGGTATTCAATCTGCTGACCAAGGTGTACCACCCCCCCCGGGGCACCATCCTGCTGGACGGCCACGATACCGCCGGTCTGAACACCATCCAGGTCAATAAGCTGGGCATCGCCCGCACCTTCCAGAACATCCGCCTGTTCAAGAGCCTGAGCGTGCTGGACAACGTGCTCATCGGCCTGCACAATGAGATGGACTACCGCCTGCCGGCGGCCATCCTCCGTCTGCCGGGCTACTGGCGGGGGGGGGAGATTGCCCGGGGGCGGGCCATGGAGCTGCTGAGCATCTTTGACATGCAGGACCTGGCCGGCCACGAGGCGGGCAGCCTGCCTTACGGCGCCCAGCGGCGTCTGGAGATCGTCCGGGCCCTGGGCACCAACCCGTCCCTGCTGCTGCTAGACGAGCCGGCGGCGGGCATGAATCCCTCCGAGACCAGTGAGCTGATGGACAACATCGTCAAGATCCGGGATACCTTCCAGATCGCCATCATGCTCATCGAGCACGACATGAGCCTGGTCATGGGCATCTGCGAGGGCATCTGCGTGCTCAACTTCGGTCAGGTCATCGCCAAGGGTACCGCCGAGGACATCCAGAACAACCCAGAGGTCATCAAGGCCTACCTGGGCAGCAACAAGGAGGGATGA
- a CDS encoding putative DNA modification/repair radical SAM protein encodes MELLDKLTILTDAAKYDAACTSSGLDRAGRPGRLGSTVLAGCCHSFSADGRCVTLFKVLLTNVCVYDCQYCVNRRSSDVPRAAFTPRELAELTIQFYRRNYIEGLFLSSAVLKNPDYTTERMIETLRIVRQDYGFAGYIHAKAIPGADPLLTWRLGLLADRLSVNIELPSEQSLALLAPDKKRDAILSPMRQIRDGVARSSQELKQYRGAPRFAPAGQSTQMIIGATPETDLHILRLTEALYQKYRLKRVFYSAYLPVSDSALLPARRDFQPPLLREHRLYQADWLLRYYHFTAAELLDEAHPDFDPRVDPKCSWALNHLEQFPVEVNRADYEILLRVPGIGVRSARRILTARRVGPLTFEGLKRLGVVLKRAQYFLTCSGRMLPGLSRVRPDGVLRRLVALEQPALAGPAPEQLSLFHPTG; translated from the coding sequence GTGGAGCTGCTGGACAAGCTGACCATTCTCACCGATGCGGCCAAATATGATGCCGCCTGCACCTCCAGCGGCCTGGACCGGGCCGGGCGGCCGGGGCGGTTGGGCTCCACGGTGCTGGCAGGGTGCTGCCACTCCTTTTCCGCCGACGGCCGCTGCGTCACCCTTTTCAAGGTCCTGCTGACCAACGTGTGCGTCTACGACTGCCAGTACTGCGTCAACCGCCGATCCAGCGACGTGCCCCGGGCCGCCTTCACGCCCCGGGAGCTGGCCGAGCTCACCATCCAGTTCTACCGCCGCAACTACATCGAGGGGCTGTTCCTCTCCTCCGCCGTGCTGAAAAACCCGGACTACACCACCGAGCGCATGATCGAGACTCTGCGTATCGTCCGGCAGGACTACGGCTTCGCCGGGTACATCCACGCCAAAGCCATCCCCGGGGCGGACCCGCTGCTGACCTGGCGGCTGGGCCTGCTGGCCGACCGGCTCTCCGTCAACATCGAGCTGCCCTCGGAGCAGAGCCTGGCCCTGCTGGCCCCGGACAAGAAGAGGGACGCCATCCTGTCTCCCATGCGGCAGATCCGGGACGGGGTGGCCCGCTCCAGCCAGGAGCTCAAACAGTACCGGGGCGCCCCCCGATTCGCCCCGGCGGGCCAGTCCACCCAGATGATCATCGGCGCCACCCCGGAGACCGACCTGCACATCCTCCGCCTCACCGAGGCCCTCTACCAGAAATACCGGCTCAAGCGGGTCTTTTACTCGGCCTATCTGCCGGTGTCGGACAGCGCCCTTCTCCCCGCCCGGCGGGATTTTCAGCCGCCCCTGCTGCGGGAGCACCGGCTCTACCAGGCGGACTGGCTCCTGCGTTACTACCACTTCACCGCCGCCGAGCTGCTGGACGAGGCTCACCCCGACTTCGACCCCCGGGTGGACCCCAAATGCTCCTGGGCCCTCAACCACCTGGAGCAGTTTCCGGTAGAGGTCAACCGGGCCGATTATGAGATTCTGCTCCGGGTCCCGGGCATCGGCGTCCGCTCAGCCCGGCGCATCCTCACCGCCCGGCGGGTGGGGCCCCTCACCTTCGAGGGACTCAAGCGGCTGGGCGTGGTCCTCAAGCGGGCTCAGTATTTCCTCACCTGCTCCGGACGGATGCTCCCCGGCCTCAGCCGGGTGCGCCCGGACGGCGTCCTGCGCCGTCTGGTGGCGCTGGAGCAGCCCGCCCTGGCAGGCCCCGCCCCGGAGCAGCTCTCTCTGTTTCACCCCACCGGTTAG